Proteins from one Malaya genurostris strain Urasoe2022 chromosome 2, Malgen_1.1, whole genome shotgun sequence genomic window:
- the LOC131427379 gene encoding mantle protein-like, producing the protein MKDLIIIPMLISLAACAAVRSPHQRERSVNKHHHSELEDYYDDYHPDWERSGDRHRRHHATKVEKVIVEKKVPVIVEKKVPVYVEKKIHVPVDRLVPVPYKVPVEVPVVKKEYVEVPKPFPVHIKKPYPVYVKKKIFVEKPVPVTLHIKPRKH; encoded by the exons ATGAAG GATCTCATCATAATACCGATGCTAATTTCGCTGGCGGCATGTGCTGCCGTACGGTCACCGCATCAACGGGAGAGGTCGGTCAATAAACACCATCATTCGGAACTAGAAGATTACTACGATGATTATCATCCTGATTGGGAACGGTCCGGTGATCGCCATCGTCGCCATCACGCTACTAAAGTGGAAAAAGTGATAGTGGAAAAGAAGGTTCCTGTGATAGTCGAAAAGAAAGTTCCGGTATACGTGGAGAAGAAAATTCACGTTCCCGTCGATCGACTTGTTCCGGTTCCATATAAAGTCCCAGTAGAAGTTCCTGTTGTAAAAAAGGAATACGTTGAAGTTCCGAAACCATTCCCAGTTCATATTAAGAAGCCTTATCCAGTTTACGTGAAGAAAAAGATCTTTGTCGAAAAGCCTGTTCCAGTGACCTTACATATCAAGCCTCGAAAACACTAG